From a region of the uncultured Desulfatiglans sp. genome:
- a CDS encoding HAD hydrolase, family IA, variant 1 produces the protein MRTLQAIGFDLFNTLITVEANALQIAVGRLVGSLTENGFPIDETRFNKAHREAAIRFIAETRVTGRETHNRFWISAALQAVGFEVDPDDPRIAQAINAYFSAFHESARLIPGTAEMLSELRRRYRLGLLSNFTHGPAAWKILDSLGLTEHFDTILISGELGYRKPHPLVFERLMEELGVEAQDLIYIGDDPEPDIEGPCQVGIQPIWTTYVWDRNIPFAPGIATIKNYQPKREVPRISEWKDLLSLLESNGTPESCPPPESE, from the coding sequence ATGCGGACACTGCAAGCCATAGGATTCGACCTGTTCAACACGCTGATCACGGTCGAGGCGAACGCCCTCCAGATCGCCGTCGGGCGTTTGGTCGGGAGCCTGACCGAGAACGGGTTCCCGATAGACGAAACGAGATTCAACAAGGCCCACCGCGAAGCGGCCATCCGCTTCATCGCCGAAACCCGTGTGACCGGGCGCGAAACGCACAACCGCTTCTGGATCAGCGCCGCCCTCCAGGCGGTGGGGTTCGAGGTCGATCCGGACGACCCCCGCATCGCACAGGCGATCAACGCCTATTTCTCGGCCTTTCACGAATCGGCCCGTCTGATCCCCGGCACGGCCGAGATGCTCTCCGAACTCCGCCGCCGATACCGTCTGGGGCTTCTTTCCAACTTCACCCACGGGCCGGCCGCCTGGAAGATCCTCGATTCCCTCGGCCTGACCGAGCACTTCGACACCATCCTCATATCCGGGGAACTGGGCTACCGCAAACCGCATCCGCTCGTCTTCGAACGGCTGATGGAGGAGCTCGGGGTGGAGGCCCAGGACCTGATCTACATCGGCGACGACCCCGAGCCTGATATCGAAGGGCCTTGCCAGGTCGGCATCCAGCCGATCTGGACCACCTACGTCTGGGACCGCAACATCCCCTTCGCCCCGGGGATAGCCACCATCAAAAACTACCAGCCCAAGCGCGAGGTGCCCCGCATCTCCGAGTGGAAAGACCTTCTGAGCCTACTCGAAAGCAACGGCACCCCCGAGTCCTGTCCGCCGCCGGAAAGCGAATAG
- a CDS encoding Nucleotide binding protein, PINc: MHKVVFDTNVFISAIIKGKSNPGRLLDMVRGGEIELVLSPDILSEIQAVLHYPKIKKIHQLQPEAIDAFLKYIASISQIVEPAKRLDVITDDPSDNIYLECAVEGHADFIVSGDHHLTDLKAYSGIRIMDPATFLRTIHDKE; the protein is encoded by the coding sequence ATGCATAAAGTCGTCTTCGATACCAACGTCTTTATCAGCGCGATTATCAAAGGGAAAAGCAATCCTGGTCGGCTGCTTGATATGGTTAGGGGAGGGGAGATAGAGCTTGTCCTGTCTCCTGACATCCTTTCGGAAATTCAAGCCGTGCTGCACTATCCGAAGATTAAAAAAATCCACCAGCTACAACCAGAGGCTATCGATGCTTTTTTGAAATATATTGCGTCGATTTCTCAAATAGTTGAGCCTGCCAAGCGTCTAGATGTCATAACAGACGACCCCTCGGACAACATTTATCTGGAATGCGCGGTGGAGGGTCACGCGGATTTTATTGTCAGCGGGGATCATCACCTTACCGATCTTAAAGCCTACTCAGGGATCCGGATTATGGATCCGGCCACTTTTTTAAGAACGATCCACGATAAAGAATAA
- a CDS encoding hypothetical protein (Evidence 5 : Unknown function): MMQAGSGIQGRLMANPLTFQRYEDLYFLRPIGIRDLLEKAQCTRRWP, translated from the coding sequence ATGATGCAAGCAGGTTCGGGGATTCAGGGGCGGTTGATGGCCAACCCGCTCACCTTTCAGCGTTATGAGGACCTCTATTTCCTCCGGCCCATCGGCATCCGTGACTTGCTGGAAAAGGCTCAATGCACCAGACGCTGGCCTTGA
- a CDS encoding Transcriptional regulator, AbrB family has protein sequence MLMKNRLNIQEKEAMPLVKVIRNGQITIPKEFRNSLKIKDGDLLEIERSGFGFFVKPKVVLDKDEAMEKFMNGVAQIREKMKGADPEEVDAAIADAVRAAKAATAKKRKASADA, from the coding sequence ATGCTGATGAAAAATCGTCTCAATATCCAGGAGAAGGAAGCCATGCCGCTGGTAAAAGTCATCCGAAACGGACAAATCACCATCCCTAAAGAGTTCCGAAACTCTTTGAAAATCAAGGACGGGGATTTGCTGGAAATCGAACGCTCCGGGTTCGGCTTTTTTGTCAAACCAAAGGTCGTGCTTGACAAGGACGAGGCTATGGAAAAGTTTATGAACGGAGTGGCGCAAATCCGGGAAAAAATGAAAGGGGCTGACCCGGAAGAAGTTGATGCAGCCATCGCAGATGCGGTTAGAGCCGCAAAAGCAGCCACGGCCAAAAAGCGTAAAGCCAGCGCCGATGCATAA